The Aquila chrysaetos chrysaetos chromosome 7, bAquChr1.4, whole genome shotgun sequence DNA segment ACAGGTAGTGACCCTGCACTGTGGAATTCCTCCTATTGCAGCAGTACTTGGGCAGTGCAGTGATCAGAGACTGTAAAAGGGGCTTGCCAGTtaggcagcaggaggaaaacagtaGCTTTTTGAGAAAATTGCTATATTGCCTGCAATCTGCCAGAGGCATTGTGGCACAGATGAAAAGGAGGACAGAGATAAACAAGAGCTTTAGGACTTTCCAACAAGCCTGCATCTCATTCTCTCTAGGTATCTCACCCTGGCTCGCTCTGGACCCCAGAGAATATGAGGTGCCATATTTATTCCTGATTAATATAGTTATTTCCTATTTCAGTAGTAGTATAGCAGAGATCATTTTGGCCAGTGTCTTTCATGGAGGAGGCTGTTGGATGAGTTCCCTATCAGCCAGAGAAAATTTTGCTCTTGCAGGTGTCTGGCAGGCTGTGTGGTGAGGCACTGCTGCTTCCCCCTATGCAGCTGGCAAGGAAACACGGTACCTCTTTTGCACCTATCCTACAGCCCAAGGATGACACAGGAAATTGCAAAATGTGAACTAGGGAAACTTACTTCAAAATAATGGGCATCCTTTCTGCCCTCCCAGTCCTCCTTGGAGAAACTCTGGACAGCTTTGGAGGGCATTCAGAGTTAAGTGACGGACAGACTCGGGAAGTTACGGGGCCTCGTGCCATGGCCTGGACTGCTGTATTTGATGCAATTGTTTTAGGCAGGCCTGGGCAGAAGCCTCACTCCTATCATAACACAAGTGCCTTctcattcaggaaaaaacaactgTCTGCGGAGCATAACCAGCGACGGCTTTTGCGCTGCTGCTTTCTGGCGTGGCAGCGCTGGAGccaagcagagacagaaaagcgAGAGCTGCAGATCAAGAGGGAGGAGACGAAGAGAAAGATGGCACAGCTGCTGGAGGCAGTGTCACTGGGGAAGAGTGGTCTGGACAGGCCACTGGAGGTTAAAAAGCCTGGGACAGCAGCTGTAAACCATCATCAAGATTTGCAGCAAGACCAGGTAAATCCTTCCCTTGTAGTCTATCGATCCCATGTCATCTCTGTTGGCATCTCAGTACTCCTACAAAGCACTTCACTTGTGCGATCTGAAATAAAAGAGTACATTGTCCCAGAGTAAGGCTCCTTTCACAGGGTGACCCCCAAATACCTGCCTGCAGCTGTTCAGGAgagaagtctttaaaaataagaggcAAACATGAAGGACAATGgatgagttttaaaaataatctctaatGCTGCCAGAGAACAACCCTTCATGTACTGTGAGTCGCAATGAGTGTCCCACCCCCAGATCACTTTTGCTGAGAGATTAGTTACATCTTTGATGCCTGCTCAGACTTAAAAAGAATAACACTTGACTGCATGACAAGGGATTTTGTCATGCCAGTGCAGCTTTCTGGCTTTTAAGCATGGAGGGAAAAAGTTGTCACTGGCTGTTTCAGGATAATGCACATCACAAGGAGGTAGGAGAGGAGAATCAGAGGTTGCTTCCTTAAATTGTCATTTGTCAGGTCAGAGCCTGCCCTTCCTTTCTGTCTATAAAACCTGTACCACAGCAGTATCCTGATCCTAGCATGAGagctcacacacacatattacAGGTCAAGCTTTTCGTTTGCTTAAATGTCAGCAAAAATTGATTTTCCCACATTGCTTATATCACCCTAGTAGGcccatatttttcttctgatgcacTGGTAAAATTTGTGCTGGAAGGATGGGACTGAATTTGGGGTTTGACCTAGGAATCAGAAAGCAGACCTTACATCTGATGCCTCTTCACAGAAAGACTGTGTGCCAGAAAAGGCACAGCCTCATTCCCCACTATGCACCAGTTTCATGGTAATATTTATCAAAGCTGGAGAAGAGGCACGAGGAAGCAGCACCTTGTAGACTTCTCTTCCATCTGAAAAGGAACTGTCCAGTAGATCAGCTGTGTAGATCACTTAaacaactgttttttcctttgctctcaATCTGAGTGCTGAGTGGGGACAACACAGTCCAAAAGGGAGTGTGCTAATCCCTGAGAGATGAGCTAACCCCTGAGAAATGAGCTGTCCTGAGCTGTGCTCCCTAACAAAATAGTCAGGATATTATTCCTGCCAGAGCTCTTGCCTGATCAGGATTTCTTCCTCCCAGTAAAGTGGCACGCAGCTCCTTAACAGTTCTTTCCCACAGCCTCCCATTTTGTGCATAACAGGGCCCCTCTGCCCTGGCTAGGAACTGGATAAAGATTGCATAGCTGAGATTGCCGTATATCTCGGACATCTCACTAGATTTGCATTAAAGAAACACTTACTATGTAGAAAGGGCAGAACAGTGCTTGGTTTTAATCAAtgccaaatttttctttttttttttttttttttcccctagccAACCAAAACTTGTCTCAGACGGAAAGAACCTGACCAGACCAGAGACCACCCTTGTTGGGATGCTGCTCACACATCTCATTCCTACAGAAAACTCAAATTTGCCTGGGAGATTACCGTAAAACATGCAGCCCTGAGCACCCAGGACGAGGTTGTGTACAGGAATCAAATAGTCTCTCTCCCCCAGCAGTTTCAGGCACCTGGTCCAAAGACAGCTCCTGCTTATGGTAGCCATTTTGAGCACCGTCATGCCTTCCAGCAACGTCTGATtgaggagcagaggcagcagcttcAGAAACAGCGAGAGCTGATCCTTGAACTGCAGGAAAATCAGAGGCTGAGCAGAGCTAAAGAAGAGTCAGCACAAGCCGCGGCTGTAACCCAGCCTCTTAACAACTCTGTTTCACAAACCAGGgaggaaaaactgaagagggaaaaacaatCCAGATGCAAGAATACAACCCGTTTGAGGTATACGCCCTCAATAAAGCAGGCTCAATTAGTCAGTATGTGTCATTCCTACTCAAGTTGAGCCAGAATTTGCCAGGCACACTTCAGTCATACTAGCGCTATCTGCTCTTCCTCTCACCTGTGACTTAGCCTCAAGGGTGGTACCAAGCTGGCTACAATTCTCCGTCCTTCTCCCTTTTTGCAATGGCTCAACACCGTGTGATCCATACAGGATCCACTTAGAAACAGCAACACCAGAGTGTCACACGTAGTAGCAGCAGGGATTTATTtagttagaaaaaaagagagtgtCATCCTCAGTATTTCAGAACATGCAGCAGCCCTGGGTACTCAGCTCCTTTGCAAGGATGCATCATTAATCCCATTTCAAGCGGAAGAAAGATGTATCAGGgattcagaatgaaaatgcagCACAATGTAGAATAGAAACTACAAGGCCTGTTTCTCAATCATAGGTGGTAGGTGTGAGATGTCATTTGACCACATTCATTGATGAATTCCTTTACTCTTTCCTTTCATAGTCCACCTGTTTCTCATGGGCCAGAAAACACAAGGGCAGCGATGCAAGGCACGAGGCCCTCCAGCCAGCTGACCTCAGCTCATCCCATACTGAAAGGTACTGTTCTAGACAGCAAAAACTATTCCAGACCACTTTTCTCAACAGCGGTCATCACAGTCTGCATGGAAGGTTGTCTGGAATATGATCATTGTGATGTTTACCAGTTTGGGGATCACCAGAGCTTTTTGGCCATGATAGTTGGGCATTAATAGTTGCCTTTCATTAACTGACAGTGTTCAGCTCCAATGCTACCTAGTCCAAGCTATCACTCACTCTGATTTGCCTGAACTCTGTACACCTTAGAGTAAGCATATTTTCAGAGCACTAAAGTGCTTTTTGTTTGAAGATCCCCAAAAAATTCAGTGAATAAGTTATCACTGGATGATTCTCCCTTGGCAGAGAATCCTGGGACAgctgagaggagaaaagaatcTGAGGAAACCTATTGTGATCAAAACACTTAAATACCCCCCGGGTTATCGATTGCTTCAACCTGTGCTTCATTTGTGACTCCAGAAGCAGCAAGCACAGGTTCTCGACTCCACTGCATGTTCTGTGTGGTCACGTCAGTGCCGTAACACCTTTGCCGATAGCCAGCAAGATCCCGCATTGCAATTTGTCTCCCAAAAGAAGCATTAAGCAGTAGTTTCTCATTAGTGGGACCAAGTACCTGTGTGTCACTGTGGCAGCGATGCTTTCTATCATGAAGTcactttttaaataagcagTTGGAGCTTATTGGAGACCTCATAGCAGTTGCTGCTGAATCAGGTGCCCTGAGCCTCAGCACTCAATCAGAGAAGACAGGGATAAAACCTCTGAATACAGCTCCTTTCATAACCGAGCCTCATGGCTGTGACTGTGAACCAGGGAGGGTGGAGTGAACCTAACTGGGGTAGTCCTGAGTAATCTCATAAGTATTTATGAGTTCTTTGTTCATGACACTGCCAGCCATAAGaggcagcagaaaaagcaagtcCCTTTGTGCTGGCATTGCCAGGTCAATGGGGGCCTGGCAGTAGAGCGGTCATCCTTGTTCACCAAACTTTTGCCATTATCCTATAGTGCATTTCCACTAAGCCTCACATCCTCTGTTTCTGTAGCTATGGAGGAGAGAGCAACTCAGCGTGCAGAACGGAGAAGGAAACTAGAAGAAGCCAAACAAcgaagagaagaggaaaaattggTAAGGcaagtggaaaatgaaataaagtctCTTTCACACCATTCCAGTTAcaagaaatgctgttttaacCCCAGAGCCAGGGACCAAGAAAAGGCCCTCTATCCAAAACAGGAGTTTCATAGTTGTGAGAAAGCAGATGTCCGGCACACATAAAAAGAAGTAGTTATTGCTGCATTTGCATATGGTGACAGCACTAGCTCTGCCATATCACAGGCAGACACTTCATGTTGATGCAGTTGCAATTCCAGAAGCAGCCTCCCTTACCACCCCTCCAACACTTCTTTTGCACCTACCCCATGACAGTAACTTGTCCTTGCCGAGGATGGGAAGGGTGGAAGTGCATGCAGAGATCCACTTGATTGGACCTGACAGTGGTGGggttcccctcccctgccttttCTGTCTGGTCACATGCAGCTTGAGGATGTGCAGTCTCACCTAGTAAAAATCCTGCATCTTTCTAGCAAATCTCTGCTGAAGAGAGAAGATACTGACAATATTTGTGTAGTTAATACACAAGTTCTGTGGTACACATCCAACGGAGGAGCCTTCTTAGCTTCAGGGCATTAAGCCCAAAACATTGATAGTAAGTTGCATTAGGGTTAGAAAGCTCAGAACTGGGGTCCTAAAACAACCAgggtttcttccttctccaagcaAGAGAGATGCACTTGTGTACACAGGAGGCTGAAATGAGCCTTAGAGAACATTTTAACCATAGACTAGACAGACAAGCATCAGGTTAGGTTTCCTCAGCTGCAGTTGCCATGATCATAGAGTTCAGGAAGCACAGTCATAGTAATCATGCATTATGGTTGGTGTAGGTTTTAGGCCTTTGATGCATACATCAAGAGCAAAAGCTTggtgaaatgaaagcagagcgGGGTTTGCAATGGGAGTAGATAAACATTCAGAGAAGGATATTGTGGCAAGTATGACCAGTACTGAAGTAAAGCAACTTCTTTGATCCTCAGtgtttggggaaagaaatgtTTGGGTACCTGTAAAGCTGCTTTGCATGTAGAAGTAAAACTTCAGAGCAGTCCCCAGGGATTCAGAACTGACTTCAGTGATCAGGTTATGAATAAATAACTTGGTGTGTGGTTTAAATTTTTTAGGGGAAGAGTGGGCAAATACTATAACCTAGGGCAAAGAAAGAGATGTACATATATAGGTAGTAGAAAGAACagtccctccttcctctcccttccacaGTTCATTGTCTGGCACAGATCATGTCTAGTATGTGACAAGTCTGCTTCCTTCTGAAGTTTCAGGTGCTGGTCAATACTAGAGGAATACGGGGAAAGCTTAGAGGTCTGTGTTCTCTGAAAAGGTCACATGCTCCAAATTACGTTTTACCTTCCTCCACTTTCTCCATTTCAAGGCCCAGCTGAAGGCTGAAGAGGAAGAACGACAgaggaaggaggctgaggaaaaggaagCTCAGCAAAAAAAACGACgggaggagagaaggcagcagaagctggTGACCAAACACCTCACCTGTTTCCCACGCCTTTAGCAGGGAGAAGAAGAGCCATTACCCACTAGCACTCAGTCAGCAGCCAGAGTAATGTGAAATGGAGGTCTCCATTAGTAGAGCAGAGATCCACAGCACAGCACCCGCTATATAGCCTCACCATCCTCCCCCTTTTTGGCAACGTTAGGGGAAGGGCTGTGGACTGAACGCACTATGAATTATATACTGTCTCTGTCTCATCAGCAGGACTAGAGGTCCCAGCTGGTGGACGTTCACTGCTGAGGTACAGCTATATAAGCCCTCACAGTGGCAGCATCTTCAGCCTACTTTCAGACTGCTCCTTCCACTTGTATCCCCCTCCAGCATACACAATGATACCAGTCACAAACTCAGGATTTAAAAGTAAACAAGCCTGACAGATATATCAAGGGCAACTTTCCACCTGAAGAACAGAAGCATCCTCTCCTTGGAGCTAGCCTAGGAATAGCCCCACTTCATTATTGTTACTTGGAAATGAGCTGTCCTAATAACCCAAATAGCACATTTGAAATCCTACAGGAATTTGACCTACAACTACTGTTCTACTTGGATTGAGTGTTTTAGGATGTTTGACCTTCATCCCCGAGTCTCAGACAAAAGTAATATTGTACAGTTATATAACACCCACATCCCTCCCCTACTATTTAGGCTAGATGAAGCGGTAGGGCTCATGCATAAACTCAGAATCATTTCTGGACATGTTTTCAATCTAGTTTTATAAACATAGAAAGTTGCCCTCCTCGAGCTCACCAAAGCACCCCTCCCCACATTGATGAAGGCCCATCAAAAGGAGGTTCCTGCTAGGTCAGCACTGCTGGTAGCCACAGATTATATGTTTGCTACAGTAACACCAATCTGCCATGCTGAGAGAAGGCCATGTGCTGATACATGGCCCAAGGAAATGTCCAGAAATACCATCATCTTCCATGAGAATTTTCAAGACAGTTTGCTTTCTACCACAGGTTCTAGTACATGGGGTCATATCTGGTCTGCACTGCTAAAGATCATGCAGATCCCTATTTCCTGTCAGGTCAGGACCTCCAGCTCCAATATGACAATTTATTGTCATTGCTCTACGTCCTCTTCATCTGGAGTGAATTAAAACTAGTTCTCTTTGTATTGTAGaaagagctggagaagcagaggaggctggagaaagagcagcagctccagaaaaAGGCCAGAGATCACTATGAGAAGGTCCTGCTCAGAAAGCTGGGAATGGTgccatggaaaaggctgagggagcAAGCCAAGGAAAACCTGGTGGTAGGTGCTGAGGATAAAAGAAAGGACTGATGCcatgggaggaagggaaaaagaatggaTGCAGCACTTAGCAGAAACCTCAATAGGCTCTTAAGCCAGGtagagagggaaaaagcaaaaattctcCCTGCACGCCCTGTCCTATATTAGTTCTTTAAATCAGCCCATCTGACAATAATCATGAAAGGTCATCAAAAACCCACAAGGGTGGCATCCTCATTTATAGCTGATTAAACAGGAAccaaaaggacagagaaaggaaTGAATTTCAATCTAATGAGAAACCATCTTTTGTTAGTCTACTCTTGTCTGCAGTACTAACTGCCACATGATTTGATGCCAGTAACACAATGGGAGTTAGTTTAGTATGAtacagccaaaaaaataaattgaagttATGTGACACGAGCCTGTCAGTTCTCTTGCTCCACAGCAAAGCTAATCAGTAAGACACTGCCAAGCCACTGTAGTTATAGCAGTTAACCCCAGCCCATCACTAGGGCTTTCCCTCTCTCTGGAGTTGCCGGTGCAGTGTTGGCTACTGCTACAGGTAGGACACCACAGGTGATAATCCAGCGATCTGTTCTAGCCTGGCTGTATCTTCAGTGTGGAATAGCAAGTGGTAGCTTCTGAGACCTTGACACATAAATATTGCTAGTGAAACATTTCTGTACATGACTAAATTGGCATGCCTTATCGGGGTGGACTAATAACACTCAACCGTATCCTGAAGATTTATCCAGAGCCCAGGGCTAAGTTGGTAAGCTTCCCTTTAAGTCACTGGAACTACAGCTGCTTACAGTACTCAACCAAATGCACATAGGCCTCCAGCTGGGAAGAAGTAGAGGGATAGCACCTGCTCCGTAAGTCCACCCTGCTGGTCAGTGTTATGGATGGGGTTGGACTAAACTGTTACAGGCCAGGCCTCTGCTCCAGTCACAATACGTTAAACCGAGCATCTAATTCAAAAGGGTATTCTCTAGAGGTGATGCAGCAGTGCCCTGATAGAGAGACTGGTCTTGTTCCTTATACTGACCCCTCTTTGTGGGAAACTATCCTGTAAGTTATTCCAGCTGTCAGACATCTGCATTTTGGGGGCCCCAAAAAGCTGAGGTGATTTTTCTAGTGTACCCAGTTTTCTGTAGCTTTATGTTTATGTAGTCACTAGTCCAATTAACgagctgctgtctctgctgtcTTTACTCAGGTGGCACAAAGGCACCACTGCTTGGGCCTGCAGAGGAAATGTCTGATGACTTGGCTCCGGGACACCCAGGAGAGCCTCATGGAGAAGGTGTCTCAGGCTGAGGACTTCTATTCCCATACGTTACTGAGACGGGGCTTCAAGAACTGGCTAAAGGTATGCATGCACCACAGTGGAGAAACAATACCAAGCAAGCTAGCTGCTGCTGCGCTTTCCCCTCGCCAAGTGCCACTTCACACACCTGCAGCCCAACCTTTGCTGAGTTACACTGTCCCCATTCCAGCAACACCATTCCCTTCTTCAGAGACCTTCTTTCAGCTCTCCACTCTCCATCATTCTCCTCCACCCGGGACACTCTCCTGCATACTGCTCCTCCACCTTTGCACTGTCTCATCCTGCTCCCTGCTGATTTTCCTCCACTCCTGTCCCCATTACCCTTCACTGCCACAGTCTCACCACTGGTCTGTTTCTGCTTCTTGGGCTGGGGGTTGGGAGAAAGAAGCCATTCTCACCTTCTCTGTCCTCCTTCCCTAGTACAAGGATTATCTCTCCACTCTGGAGGAGAAAGTGAGTACCCTCCATGCAGCCTGCCTCATAAGGAAGTACTTCTGGGCATGGTTTGATGTGatcatggaggaaaaaagtactTTATGGGAGAAGCTGAAGATTGCTACTGAACACAGTAACAAGTAAGTGCACTCCCTTGCCAGCAGTTCTTTTTACTTGGGTTTAATATACCCTATAGATTATTTTAGAGACTACTTTTGACAGGTCAATTATCTGTTCCCCAAGAACATGTGAAACAGGTTCTTTATTGCTGgtattttgcttctgtgatATGCACAGACAACATCAGCAGAGGTTTATGGTAAGAATTTTCCATGCagcctggaaaaataaatttagtggTACCCTTCACAGGACTTTTAAATCTGCTGAAAGAATACAGTGAAAGCAGCTAAGTAGCTGAAACTTTCTAAGCTGATTAGCAGATCTGGCCATGCAGCTTCTGCTAAAAGCTGCCTTAGGAAAATCTTTAAGTACAATTATAGCAAGCCAAACGATTATGCTGGAATTACGCTGTATGGTTTTGTTCACAGCATATGATTTAGTTCACAAATCCAAAGTTGATCAACTAGAAACCCTACTTAAGCAATCTTTCAGTTTATGCCACCGTCAGCCTGACTTGGCAGTGAAAACTACAGCAGACAGTTCTACTGATCATGACTGGAGCTAGGTGTACCCAGTTCACTCATTGTCCCATAACTGCATTAGCTGTGCAttttaacaggaagaaaaaactattGTCCAAGttcagcagaaaacacaagcaTGTTCACCTACCTCACCATGAAAGCATGTCAGCTGCATGCAGTCATTGATAGGCTGCGCCTGTGTGTAGCCCAAACAGGATCTGCAGCACCTTGGAGGAAGAATTAAATTAACCTCTTATGTGGTAGAGCAAACCTGTTCCGGCTTGCTGTGTCAGTAAGATCAGAACAGTGCATGATTTAACCCAACAAGCCAGCAAACTGGAGGCACCAGGGAAAATTCAGACCCAGGAAGAGACTGGATTCATCCTATGTATGACCTCATATTAGGAGCATAATCACCTGTCATTCCTCATTACCTTTTCCCCCACTGACTGGCAAAAGGCAGCTCAGACTTTGACACAGCCAACTATTCTTTAGACAGGACTGTTGCTCCCTGTTGCCCATATGGGAACCCAGGGTAAGGCACCTTTGGTGGGGTGATTAAGATCAGGTCAGAATTggagcccagctgcctgcactccCAAGTGGTTGGTCTGGACCAAACCAACCTgcatttttcctgaagaaactgCTTTCAGAGACCCTGTTTATTCTTCAGGAAACATCTTTCATCTTCGGAGTGCTAAGCAAACACCAGCTAATGAATCCTGTCAGAGGGAGGAGCAAAATTCTTGGGGGAGAGGACTAGAGAAGGGCAATGTGTTATTTTTCCCTGGCATGATTGACATATTAATGGAGTGGTCTGCATGCAGAGGTTTACCATGTCACAGCCCTGACTAGCAGCAGAAAGGACAAATCCCACAGCTATTTTAGGGGAGTTCCCCCCTCAAATGGAAGTAATCTTTTGATTTATGTTATGCACGCATCTGCATGTCATCACTTTGTTCTTTGTGTCCTCAATTTCTTTAAGGAGACTCATGCTGAATGCATTCAAGGCATGGAAGCAGTACCCATTActgatgaaaaaggaaagagagagagaggaaaggagaaaccaGCTACGCAGGAGGGTAGCTGAAATTCTCCCCAACTTCCAAACATGACAGAAGAGAGTCAAAGATGACTGGGAGAGGAGACAAAAAGACTGATTCTGTTCAGTGCTATCTTCCTACTGACTGAAACAAATCCAAGGGGAAGTCCTGTCCAGTGCAAAGGGTCTTACAGCCAAAGGAAGCTCCCTGGGGTCACTGCTGTCATAAACTAAGCATATATGGAAACTTAGCTGACAGTTTCACTTTGTACTTCAGGGGGTTATTCCCCACAAGGTCCTCACGTGAAGTCTCCGTAGGGGTGTCTTCGCTGGTGGCAGAGAGGCTAGGTAACCAAAGCCTAGCACAGGGTGTGTTTCAGGCCAAGACCATTTccacacacagagctgcagcactgaCATGAATCCTCCTCCATCACAGGAAGCACAGAACTGAACTGCATCTATTTTTCCTTAAGCAGTAACCTGGTGCTTTTCTGTTGCCAGTACTCTGCAGGGTGACACAGCTTGATCAGGGAGCAGACAGACCTGACTGTCAGCTGACCCCTAACCACTACTGCGAACTTGGCCACCCAGAGAACAGTTTCTAGCTAACCGTGCCAGGGAAGTTTggatgggaggaggagagggaagagctATTTATGCAAATCATATTTGCTAATGATCCAGATCACAGCATCACATATGGACAATCTAAAACCTGAATTCTTTTTCAAGGGACTGCCTAGTTCACAGCACTGGCCAGCTCACAAGCACAGTGCTTTGATTTTGGTGGCAAGCAGTGATTCCAAGTTTATGAGCCACTATCTTCTtgtcatttaaacattttccaagCTGTTTAACTGTAGCATTTAAGGATGTATTGTGCAAGTCTGTCTGGGCCTTTTCACTTGATCCAGCACttcaaaaaacctaaaaatccaagaaaaaagcAGACTGTATTTTTACATAAGTTAAAGCTGACatgattaaaatgaaagtttcttATCACTGTTCAACCTTTACCTGCAGCATAGGGCAGACAGGGTAATGCCATAAGGTTCAGTATGTCTTGTCTTAGCAACAGCATAAGGCAGGAACCTGGAATCACTTCCCCCTCACAACAAGATAGGCAAAGTTCTCTCCAAAAGCATTTGGC contains these protein-coding regions:
- the CCDC191 gene encoding coiled-coil domain-containing protein 191 isoform X4; this translates as MKSKLQRELMSDGEEEVDTVLVEKPSAVPLKYERFDDLCSYLEHELESSSVQEYLQHLLQSEVVNCAIAEDLRLEDIKEKQKLVDPRIIMELRHKQVKENRMRRQKALELQRQEKSLKKSVLSEAKLQAQEEDRRKALKAKKEEEEIQREMVKLRKEMAEKRHTMAKAWRMEGKRQEESQKLSMQEVSITASLPLVLKEEEQGEEKQRRAQELLRRIHTNKQRCMQRHFSAWLKVILEHRIKMGKARALADWKCQLKALRAWRNYTWDQKVEQEIQQLEVHLQDQNRKKQLSAEHNQRRLLRCCFLAWQRWSQAETEKRELQIKREETKRKMAQLLEAVSLGKSGLDRPLEVKKPGTAAVNHHQDLQQDQPTKTCLRRKEPDQTRDHPCWDAAHTSHSYRKLKFAWEITVKHAALSTQDEVVYRNQIVSLPQQFQAPGPKTAPAYGSHFEHRHAFQQRLIEEQRQQLQKQRELILELQENQRLSRAKEESAQAAAVTQPLNNSVSQTREEKLKREKQSRCKNTTRLSPPVSHGPENTRAAMQGTRPSSQLTSAHPILKAMEERATQRAERRRKLEEAKQRREEEKLAQLKAEEEERQRKEAEEKEAQQKKRREERRQQKLKELEKQRRLEKEQQLQKKARDHYEKVLLRKLGMVPWKRLREQAKENLVVAQRHHCLGLQRKCLMTWLRDTQESLMEKVSQAEDFYSHTLLRRGFKNWLKYKDYLSTLEEKVSTLHAACLIRKYFWAWFDVIMEEKSTLWEKLKIATEHSNKRLMLNAFKAWKQYPLLMKKEREREERRNQLRRRVAEILPNFQT
- the CCDC191 gene encoding coiled-coil domain-containing protein 191 isoform X1; this translates as MAKPLPARYARERDGRLAGVPGVATARPGHRPQLYRWRRLTAGAGPKPRFDSDNLEHWIKKADQAPEYAVSEAFSLQKSRYPLGPCGPVTSLETVEQLQDHDEACEEAQELLSNWMKSKLQRELMSDGEEEVDTVLVEKPSAVPLKYERFDDLCSYLEHELESSSVQEYLQHLLQSEVVNCAIAEDLRLEDIKEKQKLVDPRIIMELRHKQVKENRMRRQKALELQRQEKSLKKSVLSEAKLQAQEEDRRKALKAKKEEEEIQREMVKLRKEMAEKRHTMAKAWRMEGKRQEESQKLSMQEVSITASLPLVLKEEEQGEEKQRRAQELLRRIHTNKQRCMQRHFSAWLKVILEHRIKMGKARALADWKCQLKALRAWRNYTWDQKVEQEIQQLEVHLQDQNRKKQLSAEHNQRRLLRCCFLAWQRWSQAETEKRELQIKREETKRKMAQLLEAVSLGKSGLDRPLEVKKPGTAAVNHHQDLQQDQPTKTCLRRKEPDQTRDHPCWDAAHTSHSYRKLKFAWEITVKHAALSTQDEVVYRNQIVSLPQQFQAPGPKTAPAYGSHFEHRHAFQQRLIEEQRQQLQKQRELILELQENQRLSRAKEESAQAAAVTQPLNNSVSQTREEKLKREKQSRCKNTTRLSPPVSHGPENTRAAMQGTRPSSQLTSAHPILKAMEERATQRAERRRKLEEAKQRREEEKLAQLKAEEEERQRKEAEEKEAQQKKRREERRQQKLKELEKQRRLEKEQQLQKKARDHYEKVLLRKLGMVPWKRLREQAKENLVVAQRHHCLGLQRKCLMTWLRDTQESLMEKVSQAEDFYSHTLLRRGFKNWLKYKDYLSTLEEKVSTLHAACLIRKYFWAWFDVIMEEKSTLWEKLKIATEHSNKRLMLNAFKAWKQYPLLMKKEREREERRNQLRRRVAEILPNFQT
- the CCDC191 gene encoding coiled-coil domain-containing protein 191 isoform X2; the encoded protein is MAKPLPARYARERDGRLAGVPGVATARPGHRPQLYRWRRLTAGAGPKKADQAPEYAVSEAFSLQKSRYPLGPCGPVTSLETVEQLQDHDEACEEAQELLSNWMKSKLQRELMSDGEEEVDTVLVEKPSAVPLKYERFDDLCSYLEHELESSSVQEYLQHLLQSEVVNCAIAEDLRLEDIKEKQKLVDPRIIMELRHKQVKENRMRRQKALELQRQEKSLKKSVLSEAKLQAQEEDRRKALKAKKEEEEIQREMVKLRKEMAEKRHTMAKAWRMEGKRQEESQKLSMQEVSITASLPLVLKEEEQGEEKQRRAQELLRRIHTNKQRCMQRHFSAWLKVILEHRIKMGKARALADWKCQLKALRAWRNYTWDQKVEQEIQQLEVHLQDQNRKKQLSAEHNQRRLLRCCFLAWQRWSQAETEKRELQIKREETKRKMAQLLEAVSLGKSGLDRPLEVKKPGTAAVNHHQDLQQDQPTKTCLRRKEPDQTRDHPCWDAAHTSHSYRKLKFAWEITVKHAALSTQDEVVYRNQIVSLPQQFQAPGPKTAPAYGSHFEHRHAFQQRLIEEQRQQLQKQRELILELQENQRLSRAKEESAQAAAVTQPLNNSVSQTREEKLKREKQSRCKNTTRLSPPVSHGPENTRAAMQGTRPSSQLTSAHPILKAMEERATQRAERRRKLEEAKQRREEEKLAQLKAEEEERQRKEAEEKEAQQKKRREERRQQKLKELEKQRRLEKEQQLQKKARDHYEKVLLRKLGMVPWKRLREQAKENLVVAQRHHCLGLQRKCLMTWLRDTQESLMEKVSQAEDFYSHTLLRRGFKNWLKYKDYLSTLEEKVSTLHAACLIRKYFWAWFDVIMEEKSTLWEKLKIATEHSNKRLMLNAFKAWKQYPLLMKKEREREERRNQLRRRVAEILPNFQT
- the CCDC191 gene encoding coiled-coil domain-containing protein 191 isoform X3; its protein translation is MNSGKADQAPEYAVSEAFSLQKSRYPLGPCGPVTSLETVEQLQDHDEACEEAQELLSNWMKSKLQRELMSDGEEEVDTVLVEKPSAVPLKYERFDDLCSYLEHELESSSVQEYLQHLLQSEVVNCAIAEDLRLEDIKEKQKLVDPRIIMELRHKQVKENRMRRQKALELQRQEKSLKKSVLSEAKLQAQEEDRRKALKAKKEEEEIQREMVKLRKEMAEKRHTMAKAWRMEGKRQEESQKLSMQEVSITASLPLVLKEEEQGEEKQRRAQELLRRIHTNKQRCMQRHFSAWLKVILEHRIKMGKARALADWKCQLKALRAWRNYTWDQKVEQEIQQLEVHLQDQNRKKQLSAEHNQRRLLRCCFLAWQRWSQAETEKRELQIKREETKRKMAQLLEAVSLGKSGLDRPLEVKKPGTAAVNHHQDLQQDQPTKTCLRRKEPDQTRDHPCWDAAHTSHSYRKLKFAWEITVKHAALSTQDEVVYRNQIVSLPQQFQAPGPKTAPAYGSHFEHRHAFQQRLIEEQRQQLQKQRELILELQENQRLSRAKEESAQAAAVTQPLNNSVSQTREEKLKREKQSRCKNTTRLSPPVSHGPENTRAAMQGTRPSSQLTSAHPILKAMEERATQRAERRRKLEEAKQRREEEKLAQLKAEEEERQRKEAEEKEAQQKKRREERRQQKLKELEKQRRLEKEQQLQKKARDHYEKVLLRKLGMVPWKRLREQAKENLVVAQRHHCLGLQRKCLMTWLRDTQESLMEKVSQAEDFYSHTLLRRGFKNWLKYKDYLSTLEEKVSTLHAACLIRKYFWAWFDVIMEEKSTLWEKLKIATEHSNKRLMLNAFKAWKQYPLLMKKEREREERRNQLRRRVAEILPNFQT